A region of Nakamurella alba DNA encodes the following proteins:
- a CDS encoding helicase associated domain-containing protein encodes MVKGEQTLDGDDARWSLHLEAVAEHVARTGRLPSMAKGVDPQERSLGYWINNQRRAHSIGLLHPHRVRRLNAAVPIWYDRFMHRGPRARG; translated from the coding sequence GTGGTCAAGGGAGAACAGACACTTGATGGCGACGACGCTCGATGGAGCCTGCACTTGGAAGCCGTTGCTGAGCATGTCGCCCGGACCGGACGACTGCCATCCATGGCGAAGGGTGTCGACCCTCAGGAGCGATCCCTGGGCTATTGGATCAACAATCAGCGCCGGGCCCACTCCATCGGTCTGCTTCACCCTCACCGCGTCAGAAGGCTGAATGCAGCTGTCCCCATCTGGTACGACCGTTTCATGCACCGTGGACCGAGAGCGCGCGGCTGA
- a CDS encoding histone-like nucleoid-structuring protein Lsr2 has translation MASITSVTMTDDLDGSKAAETVAFALDGAIYEIDLSKRNAAALRKALASYVTAGRRLPRTAKARRTVADKTSAERAEHRAYLSKVRTWAAANEMGVSDRGRLPKSVLEAYDAAQA, from the coding sequence GTGGCTTCCATCACCTCTGTGACCATGACCGACGACCTAGACGGCAGCAAGGCGGCCGAGACCGTCGCCTTCGCACTCGACGGCGCGATCTACGAGATCGACCTCTCCAAGCGCAACGCCGCCGCACTGCGGAAGGCGCTCGCCTCCTACGTGACCGCCGGCCGCAGGCTGCCGCGGACCGCGAAGGCCCGCCGGACCGTGGCGGACAAGACATCCGCCGAGCGGGCGGAGCACCGCGCGTACCTGTCCAAGGTGCGCACTTGGGCAGCCGCGAACGAGATGGGTGTCAGCGACCGCGGCCGGCTCCCGAAGTCCGTGCTCGAGGCCTACGACGCCGCCCAAGCCTGA